One Nostoc sp. UHCC 0302 DNA window includes the following coding sequences:
- a CDS encoding alkaline phosphatase has translation MVNYGHFERLLHSRIKRRNLIIGAGAFTGLAIANQFSNQRAIATGRFSNYPFTLGVASGEPYPTSVVIWTRLAPDPLNGGGVPPVNVPIRWEVSTDPNMKRIVARGTEFATPELAHSVRIVVDGLQADTWYWYRFNVGNEASPIGRTRTAPSPESYLSKFTFALASCQNYQQGYFTAYKYMAQENLNLVVHVGDYIYEGGIGTNVVRPHNSPEIITLEDYRNRHALYKTDGDLQAAHAAFPWIVTWDDHEVENNYANDISEVDNEPDQNRAIFLQRRAFAYQAYYEHMPLRPFSRPRGPNMQLYRQLSFGNLANFYVLDTRQYRTDQPCGDGTKERCPENFDPQATITGKRQEDWLFNALNRSENKWNILAQQVPIAQRDMKPGEGGTFSMDKWDGYLASRDRLLSFLEQRQPSNPVSLAGDVHSHWAMDLKADFNNPQSATVGSEFVCSSISSGGDGSDTNPTVAAYLPDNPHIKFFNNQRGYARCELSPTSWKTDYLVMSEVTTRLGTISNRASFVVENGRPGVEQV, from the coding sequence ATGGTAAATTACGGACATTTCGAGCGGTTGCTCCACAGCCGAATCAAGCGACGTAACTTAATCATTGGGGCAGGAGCATTTACTGGTTTAGCGATCGCTAACCAATTTTCCAATCAAAGAGCGATCGCCACAGGTAGATTTTCCAATTATCCTTTTACGCTTGGTGTAGCGTCAGGTGAACCCTATCCAACCAGCGTAGTGATCTGGACTCGTCTGGCTCCCGATCCCCTGAATGGAGGCGGAGTACCACCTGTTAACGTGCCAATTCGCTGGGAAGTATCGACTGATCCCAATATGAAGCGCATTGTCGCCAGAGGAACCGAGTTTGCTACTCCAGAACTGGCTCATTCTGTCCGAATTGTAGTTGATGGACTCCAAGCTGATACTTGGTATTGGTATCGGTTCAATGTAGGCAACGAAGCCAGCCCGATTGGTCGGACTCGTACTGCTCCTTCGCCAGAGAGCTACTTGAGTAAATTTACCTTTGCACTGGCTTCCTGCCAGAACTATCAGCAAGGGTATTTTACTGCCTACAAATATATGGCTCAAGAAAACCTCAACCTAGTAGTTCATGTTGGTGACTACATTTACGAGGGAGGAATTGGAACAAATGTCGTCAGACCGCACAACAGTCCAGAAATTATAACTTTAGAAGATTACCGTAATCGTCACGCTCTCTACAAAACCGATGGTGATCTGCAAGCAGCTCATGCAGCATTTCCTTGGATTGTCACTTGGGATGATCACGAGGTAGAAAATAACTATGCTAACGACATCTCAGAAGTCGATAACGAACCAGATCAGAATCGGGCAATCTTTTTGCAACGGCGAGCCTTTGCTTACCAAGCTTACTACGAACATATGCCACTGCGTCCTTTCTCTCGTCCTCGTGGCCCCAATATGCAACTTTACCGTCAGCTTTCCTTTGGAAATCTGGCAAACTTTTACGTCCTAGATACCCGCCAATATCGCACCGATCAGCCCTGTGGAGATGGAACAAAAGAACGTTGTCCAGAAAATTTTGATCCACAGGCAACAATTACTGGCAAACGCCAAGAAGATTGGTTGTTCAATGCTTTAAATCGCTCGGAAAACAAATGGAACATTCTAGCTCAACAAGTTCCAATTGCTCAAAGAGATATGAAACCAGGGGAAGGCGGAACCTTCAGTATGGATAAGTGGGATGGTTATCTGGCTTCCCGCGATCGCCTTTTATCTTTTTTAGAACAGCGTCAACCCTCCAATCCAGTCTCCCTAGCAGGCGATGTACATTCTCACTGGGCAATGGATCTAAAGGCTGACTTTAATAACCCACAATCCGCTACAGTTGGAAGTGAATTTGTCTGTAGCTCAATTAGCTCCGGTGGAGATGGGTCAGACACAAACCCCACAGTTGCAGCCTACTTACCAGACAATCCACATATCAAATTTTTCAATAATCAACGGGGGTATGCGCGTTGCGAGTTGTCTCCCACAAGTTGGAAAACAGATTACCTAGTTATG
- a CDS encoding aldo/keto reductase, which produces MSRTTSNSEMLYRVLGSTEEKVSAIGLGGWHIALKHVDEQLGIRIVRAAIDRGITFMDNSWDYNGGASEIRMGKALRDGYRDKVFLMTKIDGRSKKEAARQLDESLQRLQVDYIDLVQHHEILRYEDPDRVFDEEGANAALIEAREAGKLRYIGFTGHKDPHVHLYMLEVAADRGFKFDTAQMPLNVMDAHFRSFSKLVVPELVKQNIGILGMKSLANGILLRSNTVTPIECLHYALNLPTSVVITGIDSMEILDQAFEAVRTFQPMDEEQVRSLLAKTAKAASRGEFEPFKTSSIFDSTAQNPDWLGEEPQRIQKLMSA; this is translated from the coding sequence ATGTCCAGAACAACGTCAAATTCAGAAATGCTCTACCGAGTTCTTGGCAGTACAGAAGAGAAAGTTTCTGCGATTGGACTGGGTGGTTGGCACATCGCTTTAAAGCACGTTGATGAGCAACTCGGTATTCGGATTGTTCGTGCAGCGATTGATCGCGGCATCACCTTTATGGATAACAGTTGGGATTACAACGGTGGAGCCAGCGAGATTCGTATGGGGAAGGCGCTACGTGATGGTTACCGAGACAAAGTATTTCTGATGACGAAAATTGATGGCCGCTCGAAGAAAGAAGCAGCCAGACAACTAGACGAATCGCTTCAACGTCTCCAAGTTGATTATATTGATCTCGTTCAGCATCACGAAATTCTCCGCTATGAAGACCCAGATCGGGTTTTTGACGAAGAAGGCGCGAATGCCGCTTTAATTGAAGCGCGGGAAGCAGGTAAACTCCGCTATATTGGCTTCACTGGGCATAAAGACCCCCATGTTCATCTATATATGCTGGAAGTTGCAGCCGATCGCGGCTTTAAGTTTGATACGGCTCAGATGCCGCTCAATGTGATGGATGCACACTTCCGCAGTTTCTCGAAGTTGGTTGTGCCAGAACTGGTTAAACAAAACATTGGCATTCTGGGTATGAAAAGTCTGGCAAACGGTATTCTTTTACGGTCAAATACTGTTACGCCAATTGAGTGTCTACACTATGCCCTAAATCTGCCTACATCAGTTGTGATTACTGGAATTGACAGCATGGAGATTCTCGATCAAGCATTTGAAGCAGTGCGAACATTCCAACCAATGGATGAAGAGCAGGTGCGATCGCTCTTAGCTAAAACGGCAAAAGCAGCATCACGCGGAGAGTTTGAGCCATTCAAAACCTCATCAATTTTCGACAGCACTGCTCAAAATCCAGATTGGCTAGGAGAAGAACCACAGCGTATCCAGAAATTGATGTCAGCTTGA